The DNA region GCGGGGCACGGAAGCAATTCAGCGGAGGACGCGACTGACAAAAGCGGCAATCGCGAATCGGAGGCTCCGTCACAGCACACCATCTGATGTCCGTACATTGATTCTACTCATGCGGACCAGCGTCTACCTCATGTCTATGGGCACCTGTTTATCCACGCAACCGCTATGTGCCTGATGGCTACCCATTTGATTTGGTGGAGTTGCACCAATAACTGGACGAGGAACGATTGAGAACGCAGGAAACAACAGAAAATATATACAGGCCAAGTTCATCCTCAattccatccttcatcatccctAGCTTGCGGATAATAACTCGCTTTAAAGAAAGAAGCACCATGTCAAAGGCAAGCAAGGTCTCCATTGTTGACCCTTCTGGTCCCGCTCGTGAGTCAAATCTCCTTTAACGTCCCCGAATAAGGCACAACAACTGACAGGAATAACATGAATAACATATGATATTAGCCAGCAAATTCGCCTCCAACATGATTGTCTCTGGTAAGACTGTCTATCTTGCGGGTGCAGTCGGTACGGACAAGTCAGGGCAGTTCATTCCAGGGACAATCCAGGATCGCACTCGACAGGCTTTGCGCAACGCAGAAGAGCGTTTGCAATACCTTGGGCTTGACTTAAGCGATGGTAAGCTTAAAATTAGAGCTACTGGATGTTGATAAGGGCTTGTTCATAGTCGTCTCCGTGACTATATTCCTGTCAAAATACGAGAAAGACTTTGCGTCCATGAATGAGGCATATATTGCATCGTTTCCGACCGACGCTCCCCTGCCTGTTCGAACCTGTGTCGGAGTGGCAGCTTTGCCAGCAGGGACCGATATCGAGATGACTCTTGTAAGTTCATCATCAGTAGTCCGTCCATCAGTACAGGATCGCTGACTTATTTGTTAGATTGCGGCTAAGAGAGATTGAAGCTCAAATGTAGTAACATGTGATTGTAAAGAAGACATATAGCATACATGCATAGTCATTCAGATTCATGCAGACATGTTATCTGACGCTGTCAGTTGCTGTGCGTTCCGACAAGATAACAAGGTAGCCCGACAAGATATCAAGGTAATCTAATCTTTTCTaatcttttcttttcttttcttttcttttcttttcttttctttcttatATTTATATTACAACTCAATTGCACGATATACCGTCAGTTAGTCATATCTCGTCTTTCCTATGAAGAGAGGGCGCCGAACGCAGAATGAATGAGTACATGTTATCTGACGCTGTCAGTTGCTGTGCGTTCCGACAAGATAACAAGGTAGCCCGACAAGATATCAAGGTAATCTGAAGTTTCAAGCCAAAAACTGATGCATTGCGCATATCCAGAAAATGAATAAGATTTGAAAAAGATGACTATTTTAAGACGTTTCTCAGCTTttcaaggaagaggtcggCGTGAGATTGCTCAAACACCCTTTTTGTTGATCAGCAAACGACAATACTTAATACACTAAGCTGATTACTTACAGCATAGGCCTTAATCTCACAGATTGCGAACCGCAAGCACCAAGATTTACTCCTTGAAGACGCATTTGGGAAATGAATCTACAATAATCAATGCTGTAGCCTTCACAACATCATTCGTTAAGCTCACTGGTCACGCTCCTTTGGTGATGGCAGGTCAAAAGCGATGAAGGTGCCTTGCCTAAAAGACGACGTTAGCGTCAGAAGTTGACAGGAAAAGTACAAA from Cryptococcus neoformans var. neoformans B-3501A chromosome 4, whole genome shotgun sequence includes:
- a CDS encoding hypothetical protein (Match to ESTs gb|CF189072.1|CF189072, gb|CF189071.1|CF189071, gb|CF187280.1|CF187280; HMMPfam hit to Ribonuc_L-PSP, Endoribonuclease L-PSP, score: 84.9, E(): 2.1e-22); the encoded protein is MSKASKVSIVDPSGPAPSKFASNMIVSGKTVYLAGAVGTDKSGQFIPGTIQDRTRQALRNAEERLQYLGLDLSDVVSVTIFLSKYEKDFASMNEAYIASFPTDAPLPVRTCVGVAALPAGTDIEMTLIAAKRD